A genomic stretch from Caballeronia sp. LZ062 includes:
- a CDS encoding Lrp/AsnC family transcriptional regulator: MSSQAKERLDRTDIGILNALQQNARVTNSELARAVNLSPTPCFNRVRALEKAGLFKQHVTLLNPEALGLSINVFIQVSLEKQIKDALARFEQAISERPEVMECYLMTGDADYLLRVVLPDVAALERFILERLTKMPGVSNIRSSFALKQVRYKTALPLPASGLTLPESKRGEEDWT, from the coding sequence ATGAGCTCGCAAGCGAAGGAGCGGCTGGACCGCACCGATATTGGTATTCTCAATGCGCTTCAGCAGAATGCGCGCGTCACCAATTCGGAGTTGGCGCGTGCCGTCAACCTGTCGCCGACGCCGTGCTTCAACCGCGTGCGTGCCCTGGAAAAGGCCGGGTTATTCAAGCAGCACGTCACGTTGCTCAACCCCGAGGCGCTCGGCTTGAGCATCAACGTGTTCATTCAGGTGAGTCTGGAGAAGCAGATCAAGGACGCGCTCGCGCGTTTCGAGCAGGCGATCAGCGAGCGTCCCGAGGTGATGGAGTGCTACCTCATGACGGGCGATGCTGACTACCTACTGCGCGTAGTGCTGCCCGACGTCGCGGCGCTGGAACGCTTCATTCTGGAGCGGCTCACGAAAATGCCGGGCGTGTCGAATATCCGCTCGAGCTTCGCGCTCAAGCAGGTGCGATACAAGACAGCATTGCCGTTGCCGGCGTCCGGTTTGACGTTGCCCGAGTCGAAACGGGGCGAGGAAGATTGGACATGA